The DNA window AGCACGCTGTCCCACGCTCCCAGGTGCCGTTGCACCCTCCCGATCCACTTCCACAGCTCCGCGTCGTTCGGCGCCGCCCGCAGGCCGCGACCGAACTCGTCCAGGGCCCCGCGGAAATCGTCACGCGCGAGGAAACGCGTCAGGCCCACCGCGAGATGCGCCTGCGGCAGGTCCGGCGAGAGGCGCAGCGCCAGGTCGGCTTCCCGTCGCGCCTGGTCCAGTCGGGTGGCGGTCTGGTCGTACCGCAGTTCGTACATCCCCCAATGGACGTATGACAAAGCAGCATGCGCCGGGGCGAAGGCCGGGTCGAGGGCCAGCGCCCGCTCGTAGAGCTGCTCAGCGAACGCGATGTTCTGGCGAGTGAGGCCAGGCCTCCGGGCATACTCGACCCCTTGTAGGTAGTACTGGTACGCCTCGGAGTTCTCCGTGGGGGCGGTCGCGATCGCCCCGGCCTCCGCGTGCGTCAGGGTGGCGCCGACCGCGCGGACGATGCGCCGGGCGATGTCGCTCTGCACCGCGAAGGCGTCGTCCAGTATCGAATCGTACCGCTCCGCCCACAGCTCGACGTCGCCGACCGGGTCGAGCAGCTGTACGATGACCCGCAGCCGCCTGCCGTCGACCTGAACGCTGGATACGACGACGGTGCCGACGCCCAGCTCCCCGGCAACCTGGCGCAGCGTCTTCGACGTCCGCTGGTAGCCGCCGACCGAGGCCGGTCCGATCACCCTCAGCGACGCCACCCTGGCGAGCTGCGCGAGCAGCTCGTCGTGCAGGCCGGCGGCGACGTAGGCGTGGAGCGAGTCGGCGCTCAGGTCCCGGAACGGCAGGACGGCAATCGCGGTCCGGGGAGCCAGGCCGCGGAGCGGGCGCCCGCTGCGCCACGGCCTCACCGCCGCGGCAGCGGCAAGCACGACGATGCCGGCCACCCCCGCGGCCCACGCCAGCCGTCGCCGGGTCCGGGCGCGGGCCGGTCGTGGCGATGGCGCCACCACGCCGCCGGCGGCACCCGGCAGCTCGGCGGTCGGGGCGCGCGCGTCGGGCGTTGCGCCGGGGGCCGCCGGCCCCTGCCCGGCCGCAGCGGGGCCGCGGTGCCCGGCCGGCAGCTCCCCGGCCCGGATCCGCCCGATGGCCGCAAGGAAGCCGTCGTCGGGTGCGAGGTCGAGCTCCGCCCGCAGTCGCCGCGCGTGGGCCTCCGCGGCCTTCAGGGCGTTCGCCCGATCCCCGATCGCCGCCATCGCTCGCGCGTGCTGGAGCACGAAGTGCGAGTTCAATGGATCGTGCTCGACCGCCCGTCCCCACCAACCCAGCGCGTCGTGCCAGTCCCCGGCCGCCACGGCCGCCGTAGCGAGGTGCTCGAGCGCTTCGGCGTACTCGCGCGCCAGGCGGACGCGTTCCCCGTCCAGCCAGCGCTCGAACTCCGGTGCGTCGTCCAGGTGGAAGCCGTCGAGCAGCGGACCGGCGTACGCGCGCGCTGCGTCGGCCTGCCGGCCGCGGGTCAGGGCCTGCGTGAACGCCTGCAGGTCGGAGGTCGCCACGGGATCCAGGCGCAGCAGGCGGCCGTCGGAGGGCACGGCGCCCGGACCGAGCGCGCGCCGGATGGCGTAGAGCGCGTCCCGCAGCC is part of the Gemmatimonadales bacterium genome and encodes:
- a CDS encoding BTAD domain-containing putative transcriptional regulator, whose amino-acid sequence is MCADRGCTRERLVALLWPESDEARSRQGLRDALYAIRRALGPGAVPSDGRLLRLDPVATSDLQAFTQALTRGRQADAARAYAGPLLDGFHLDDAPEFERWLDGERVRLAREYAEALEHLATAAVAAGDWHDALGWWGRAVEHDPLNSHFVLQHARAMAAIGDRANALKAAEAHARRLRAELDLAPDDGFLAAIGRIRAGELPAGHRGPAAAGQGPAAPGATPDARAPTAELPGAAGGVVAPSPRPARARTRRRLAWAAGVAGIVVLAAAAAVRPWRSGRPLRGLAPRTAIAVLPFRDLSADSLHAYVAAGLHDELLAQLARVASLRVIGPASVGGYQRTSKTLRQVAGELGVGTVVVSSVQVDGRRLRVIVQLLDPVGDVELWAERYDSILDDAFAVQSDIARRIVRAVGATLTHAEAGAIATAPTENSEAYQYYLQGVEYARRPGLTRQNIAFAEQLYERALALDPAFAPAHAALSYVHWGMYELRYDQTATRLDQARREADLALRLSPDLPQAHLAVGLTRFLARDDFRGALDEFGRGLRAAPNDAELWKWIGRVQRHLGAWDSVLVAYERARALDPRDPDVFVSLGNVFHYLHRYPEAVVAYRHALALAPELVEPRLSMGWSYALWKAELDTLRAVLRDLPPDGDPGGGGEPIAVQRLELLMWERRPDSALAALRARPPEAGASAAARASRALEVAQALFLSGDTTGARAGFESAAALLDAAERRHPDDWGIHAARGLAVAWLGRRADARQEARWLERSSVYRGDPWKSSPAQQRVRILVRIGDADAALVEIARLLAEPSLLSVGELRLSPDYDPIRGDPRFQALLARYADPEAL